One Gordonia pseudamarae genomic window, GAATGTAATCGGACCGTGGTCCGTTTACACTCGGTGAAGCACACGGACCGGATCACGGTCCGGGAAGATCACCGATCTCGAAGGAGAACACCCCATGACCGTCACCGCCCCCATCCCCGCCGGAACCTGGACCATCGACCCCGCCCACTCCACCGTCGGCTTCTCCGTCAAACACCTGATGGTCAGCAAGGTCCGCGGAACCTTCGACACCTTCACCGGTGCCATCACCGTCGCCGAGGACGGTACCCCGTCGGTACGGGCCGAGGTCGACGTCACCTCCATCAACACCCGTAACGAGCAGCGCGACGGTCACGTCAAGTCGGCGGACTTCTTTGACGCCGAGCAGTTCCCCACGGCCGCCTTCGTGTCCACCGGCGTCGAGGCCGACGGCGACGACTACGTCCTCACCGGCGATTTCACCCTCAAGGGCGTCACCAGGCCGGTCGCGCTGGAACTGGAGTTCAACGGCGTCAACCCCGGCATGGGTAACGGCCCGGTCGCCGGATTCGAGGCCAAGACCGTGCTGAGCCGCAAGGAGTTCGGCATCGACATCGAGATGCCGCTCGAAGGCGGCGGCGTGGTCGTCGGCGACAAGATCACAATCGTTCTGGAGATCGAGGCGGGCCTGGCCGCCTGATCCCGCTTCTCCCACACGGCCGGTGGCTGCCCTCAGGCGCCACCGGCCGTGGCATATCCGGTGCACCCCGGGTTGTTTTGACGCCGATGGGGCGTGCCGATTGGGTACGCTCCTACTACGGGTAGTCGTTTTACCCCGGCACCGGCTACTGACAACGGGCACCTGAGGAGGGCGCATGGTGGCGCCGCGCTGGGCCGCCGCCAGGCGCCCGATGCAACGGCTCGTGCTCGGCCGCGAGATCGCGGTCCTGCTCTGGGGTACCTCCGAACCGGTCGTCGACTGGGGACGGCTCGACATCGCCACCCGCAACCGTCTGGCGAAACGGGCGACGGTCATCTCAATCCTGGTGATCGTTCTGAGCAACGCGGCCATCAGCGTCGAGACCTACCTGCTGGTCCAGCTGGCCTTCAACGGTGGAGTGCTGTCCTACGACTCGACCATCGGTGCCCCCAACTTCTCGGCCACCGTCGCCGCGGTGGCCGTCGGCCTGGTGCTCAACGTGCTGTTCGGGATCGGCATGTTGCATCCGCAGATGCGCTGGTTCCGCACCGGCTCGCTCGCCGATCACGATCGGCGCAAGGCCGTGCAATACGTCCCGTACCGCCAGGTGGCGGCCACCGTCATGGCGTGGTTCTGCGCGGTCGGGGCGTACATCGCGGTGGCCGACCGGGTGACCGCGGACCGCATCATCGGGGTGGCCGTCGCGTTCACGCTCGCGGCGGCCTCGAGCGGGGCGCTGACCTTTCTGTTCGCCGAGCGCGCGCTGCGGCCGCTGGCGGTGGTCGCACTGCACGACTACCCGGCCACCCACGCGATGTACGGCGTGCGGTCCCGGATGCTGGCCGCATGGGCGGTCAGCTCCTCGGTCCCGCTGATCGGCCTGGTCATCCTCAACGTCGGCCGGGGCCTGGACATCCTGCCCCGCCCGCAGGGCCGCACCGACTGGGCCACCGTGATCCTCGCGATCGTCGCGGTCACCGCGGGCAGCCGGGTGGTCTCGCTGGTCGCGCGGTCGATCTCCGATCCACTCCTGGAACTGCGCCAAGCACTGTTCAAAGTGGACAAGGGCCAACTCGACACCCGCGTGGCCGTGTACGACTCGTCGGAGATCGGTGTGCTCCAGCACGGTTTCAACGACCTGGTCAAGGGGCTTCAGGAGCGCGAACGGGTGCGCGACCTGTTCGCCCGGCACGTCGGCGACACCGTCGCCGAACGCGCCATGACCTCGGAACTGGGACGCTCGGGCACCAAGGCCGACGTCGGCGTGCTGTTCGTCGACATCCTCGGCTCCACGACGATGGCCGAACACCAGGATCCGGGGGAGACCGCCGAACTGCTCAACGCGTTCTTCACCATCGTCGACGAGGTGGTCACCCGACATAACGGACTGATCAACAAGTTCGAGGGGGACGCCGCGCTGGCGGTGTTCGGTGCGCCCGTCGACCACCCCAACCCGGCGGCGGCCGCCCTGGCCGCGGCGCGCGAGATGGCCCGCCAGCTGCGCGGCGAACTGCCGATCCAGTGGGGGATCGGCGTGTGTTTCGGCACCACGTTCGCCGGCAACATCGGCTCGGAACGGCGCTACGAATACACGGTGATCGGCGACCCGGTCAACGAGTGTGCCCGGCTCTCGGACCTGGCCAAGACCGTGAACGGTTCGGTACTGGCCAACGCGCCCGCGGTGCACGCGGCCGAGGGCGAGGCCCGGCATTGGCGCTCGGTGGGGTCGCGGGTGGTGCGCGGACGCGAGGAGGCCACTGAACTGTTCATGCCGGTCGAGTTCCTGCCGCACGATCCGCCGTCGTTCTCCGATGTCCTCTCGTCGATCCTGCGACCGGCGCGACGTACCCTACGGCTATGACTCACACCTCGAGCACGCCGTGGTCCGTCGCCGACATCCCTGATCAGACGGGCCGCACGGTGATCATCACCGGTGCCAACAGCGGACTCGGTGCCGAGACCGCCACCGCGCTGGCCGCCCGTGGAGCGCACGTCGTACTCGCCTGCCGCAACACCGCCAAGGCCGGAGAGGTTGCCGCGCGGATCGGTGACAAGGCGACGGTGCGCGCACTCGACCTGGCCGATCTCGACTCGGTCCGCGCCTTCGCCGGCACCGTCGGTGGCGCCGATGTCCTGATCAACAACGCCGGCATCATGGCGGTCCCGCTGCGGCGTACCGCGCAGGGCTTCGAATCGCAGATCGGCACCAACCATCTCGGCCACTTCGCGCTCACCGCGCTGCTGCTGCCCACGATCACCGACCGGGTCGTCACCCTGTCGTCGGGTCTGCATCAGCTCGGCCGGATCGACCTGGGCGATCTGAACTGGGAACGACGCCGGTACCGCAGATGGCAGGCCTACGGCGACTCCAAGATGGCCAACCTGATGTTCGGCCTCGAACTCGCCGAGCGGCTGCGCGCGGCCGGGTCGGCCATCCGGTCGCAGATCGCGCATCCCGGCTACGCCTCGACCGGGCTCGTCGGACACACCGAGACCCTGCTCGACCCGATCGCGAAACTCGGCGCTCGTCTTCCCATCGCCCAGTCCGCCGCCGACGGCGCATTGCCGACGCTGCTGGCCGCCACCGCACCCGATGCCGAGTCGGGGAGGTTCTACGGCCCCACACAGCTGTTCGGTCTGCGCGGGGCGCCCGGCCGGTCCGGATACAACGCCCGCGCCCGCGACCGGGCGATCCGCGAGGGGCTGTGGCGCGAGTCCGAACGACTCACGGGCATCGACTTCGATGTCATGGGCACGCTCGCTTGACAAATCGTTGCGGGCGCGGTGAATTGCCGGCATGAGTCAACAAACATCGGCAACCGGTTCGGACCGGATTCTGTTGGCGGCGGAGGAATGCTTCGCGCAGTTCGGGATCACCAAGACGACGATGGAGGACGTGGCGCGCGCCGCGAACCTGTCGCGGGCCACGGTGTACCGGCGGTACAGCGACCGGGAGAGCCTCATCGTGGCGTGTGTCCTGCGGCGGGCACGGCTCAACATCGGGCCGGCCCGGTCCTACATCGCCAACTGCCCGACGCTGGAACAGAAGATCGTCGAGGGGATGTGCCACAACATCAGTCGTGGCCGGCGCGACCCGCTGGTCCGGCGGCTCGTGTCGCCGGAGGAGATGATGCTCTCCACGACGCTGCTCTGGCGGTCGGGTGCGGCGGTGGAGATGACCTACGAACTGTGGGCGCCGATCCTGACCCAGGCGCAACTGTTGGGGGAGATGCGCAAGGACGTGGATATCCGGCTCTTGTGCGAGTGGATCGCCGAACTGGAACTCACCTACATCGGGCAGGATGACGACAGCCCCGAGGCGATGGACCGATTCCGGCGCAAGCTGCGGCAGTTCCTCGTGCCGTCGCTGGAGCCGCGCTGAGCCGGTACCCGAACGTCGGCCTTGCTACGACGGAATGCGGTCGGCCGCCGGATCGACCGGCACCGCCGCCTCCGGTGCGGACGGGAAGCGCTGCCGCAACTGTGCTTTGGCCAGCTTTCCGGAGAACGTCCGGGGCAGCGGCTCATCGAGTACGACGGCGTGCCGCGGTCGTTTGAACCTGGCCAGTGACTGCTGCGCGGTGGTGGCGATATCGGCGACGATCGCCGACGGATCACGGTCACTGTGGAAGACGACCATGGGCACCTCGCCCCAGCGTTCGTCCTTGACGCCGATCACCGCGTAGTCGAGCAGTCCGTCGATGGCATGCAGTGCGCTTTCGATCTCCGCCGGGTAGACGTTGAGACCGCCGGAGATCAGCATGTCCTTGCTACGGTCGACGATCTTGAGGAACCCACGTTCGTCGACGAAGCCGAGGTCGCCGGTGCGCAGCCAACCGTCGACGAGCGTGTCGGCGGTGGCCCGCGGATTGTTCCAGTAGCCGCTCATCACGTGCTCGCCCTTGACCAGGATCTCGCCGACCTCCCCGGCGGGGACGGTCCGGTTGTC contains:
- a CDS encoding adenylate/guanylate cyclase domain-containing protein, producing the protein MVAPRWAAARRPMQRLVLGREIAVLLWGTSEPVVDWGRLDIATRNRLAKRATVISILVIVLSNAAISVETYLLVQLAFNGGVLSYDSTIGAPNFSATVAAVAVGLVLNVLFGIGMLHPQMRWFRTGSLADHDRRKAVQYVPYRQVAATVMAWFCAVGAYIAVADRVTADRIIGVAVAFTLAAASSGALTFLFAERALRPLAVVALHDYPATHAMYGVRSRMLAAWAVSSSVPLIGLVILNVGRGLDILPRPQGRTDWATVILAIVAVTAGSRVVSLVARSISDPLLELRQALFKVDKGQLDTRVAVYDSSEIGVLQHGFNDLVKGLQERERVRDLFARHVGDTVAERAMTSELGRSGTKADVGVLFVDILGSTTMAEHQDPGETAELLNAFFTIVDEVVTRHNGLINKFEGDAALAVFGAPVDHPNPAAAALAAAREMARQLRGELPIQWGIGVCFGTTFAGNIGSERRYEYTVIGDPVNECARLSDLAKTVNGSVLANAPAVHAAEGEARHWRSVGSRVVRGREEATELFMPVEFLPHDPPSFSDVLSSILRPARRTLRL
- a CDS encoding TetR/AcrR family transcriptional regulator → MSQQTSATGSDRILLAAEECFAQFGITKTTMEDVARAANLSRATVYRRYSDRESLIVACVLRRARLNIGPARSYIANCPTLEQKIVEGMCHNISRGRRDPLVRRLVSPEEMMLSTTLLWRSGAAVEMTYELWAPILTQAQLLGEMRKDVDIRLLCEWIAELELTYIGQDDDSPEAMDRFRRKLRQFLVPSLEPR
- a CDS encoding oxidoreductase, translating into MTHTSSTPWSVADIPDQTGRTVIITGANSGLGAETATALAARGAHVVLACRNTAKAGEVAARIGDKATVRALDLADLDSVRAFAGTVGGADVLINNAGIMAVPLRRTAQGFESQIGTNHLGHFALTALLLPTITDRVVTLSSGLHQLGRIDLGDLNWERRRYRRWQAYGDSKMANLMFGLELAERLRAAGSAIRSQIAHPGYASTGLVGHTETLLDPIAKLGARLPIAQSAADGALPTLLAATAPDAESGRFYGPTQLFGLRGAPGRSGYNARARDRAIREGLWRESERLTGIDFDVMGTLA
- a CDS encoding YceI family protein is translated as MTVTAPIPAGTWTIDPAHSTVGFSVKHLMVSKVRGTFDTFTGAITVAEDGTPSVRAEVDVTSINTRNEQRDGHVKSADFFDAEQFPTAAFVSTGVEADGDDYVLTGDFTLKGVTRPVALELEFNGVNPGMGNGPVAGFEAKTVLSRKEFGIDIEMPLEGGGVVVGDKITIVLEIEAGLAA